The genomic DNA gctccttctctcctcccacttttcCCCATCACACCCCTGTGCGATGGAGCTGAGAATCATCCAAACAGTTCCAGACTTAATCCTCAAGTATGGATGAAGAGTCCCAGAGAAGGAAGCTTCGTGGAAGCTGAAAATGTGGGACAAGTCACTCATGTTATAGAAGGAGATGTCACCTTCACTGTAGTCCACAAAGACACCCACACTCTGGGGAGTTTGCCTAAAGGATAATGAAGCCCTCCCAGTGTTAATATAGGCCCAATATCCACTACTAGACCTTCCCACAGTCCAAAACCCCTTGTCTGGACTCTCAAAGTACAAGCCTTTTCTGTCCACATCTTCCCGACAGGCCCCCAGAATCCACTTGCTGCTGTCTCCATTTTTTATCTTCACCTCCCAGTAGCACCTTCCAGAGGAGATGCCTTCCATGCCTAACACACAGAAGAGGCCATCCAGACACATAGTGGTGTCCATCAGGGTCACGTGCACCCTGTCCTGAGAGATGGCAAGAAGGGGGTGGGCAGAGTCTGGATCCAGAGTGACAGACCCTGCAGGGAGAGTCACCAGTCACAGGAGGTCCTTTCCAGGCCCCAAACAAGGCCTCAGCAGCCCCAACTCCACATCAGGGGCTCTCAGCTTCTTCCAGGGGGACAAGGCCCTCACATAACAGCCTGTGGCTCAAGCCCACGGCTTGCATGCAGGAGAAGGGAACAAAATGCTGTCTAGGGGTTACAAGGTCACAAGGGAACAAAATGCTGTCTAGGGGTTACAAGGTCACAAGGGAACAAAATGCTGTCTAGGGGTTACAAGGTCACAAGGCCCTTGAAAACCAGACCCAGCTTAGTGTCTGCCCCCTGTGCCTCCCACACTGCCACCACTGAACCTGTCACCACTGGATTGCCACAGAGAACAGAAGGAGAGACACCAGAGCCATgggaagagcaggaggagtgaCCCTAAGAaacacagagtcactcacaggccTGGAAGTGCTCCTTGCGCCAATCTGCAAGAGAAGCACAGGTCATGTGAGCAGTTTCAGACACCACACCCATCTGGTCAGCCACTGTGTTGTGAAACACAGACCTGGGAGTTGTGGGGACAATATACccattatacatacacacacacactcacacacacactcacacacacacacacacacacagacacacacacatacacacacacacacactcactcacacacacatacacacacacacacagagacacacacacacagagagacacacacacagacacacagacacacacacacacacacacatacacacacacacacacacacacacacacacatacacacacagagagacacacacacacacacacaggatgacAGATGCTGGAGAAAGTGAGGCCAGAGGAGACATGACAGTCAGTGCTGTGTGAGCTTTTACTGGAGAGATGAGCACATGTCTATTCATGAAGACAGGGAACCAAAAACAGATCAAAGGAAGGATTCCCCTCAAGACCAGTTTGTGGAAACACAGAAACAGTGAGTTTAGTTAGGGCTTCTTATAGAACATGAGGTGTGGATGAGCGACCacaacactaaagaaaaaaatccctctaaCCTAATAGTCATTAGATGTCTACATAAGTACTAGAGGAAGAACACGATCATGAGGCCTTCCCCCAGCCAACTTTATCTGCCTCACAGGGAAGGTAATcgagatgacttagcaggtaaCAATGCTTGCAACAAGCcggacaacctgagtttggttcctgtgATCCATGTGATAGAGAATAAACAaagacttctgcaagttgtccactgaccttGAGAtgcatgccaacacacacacacacacacacacacacacgcacgcacgcacgcacgcacgcacgcacgcgcaggcacatagagagagagagacagagacagggagacagatagggatagagacagagagagaaaaagagagagagaaagagagagagagagagagagagagcatcatcTTGGGAAGAGAAAGGCCCTGTGGCTCCTCCCTCCTTGTTGGCCCAGTCTTCTGCAGGCCTCCTACTAGCTTTTAGTGAGCTTGACACAGGTGGGGGCTCTGGGACCAAGTAATCTCAGTAGAGAAAATGCTTGCATAGGATTGGCCGATAGGCAAGTCTTGGGGAATTTTCTGGGTTGATGGGTAATTgataattgatacaggagaccccagcccatggtgggCGGTGTCATCCATGGATGGTGGTCATGGGGTGTATTACAAGAGAAAccgagcaagccaggaggagcaatcGGTACCCAACACTCCCCCGGGGAtgctgcatcagcttctgcctccacattcctgccCTGGCTGGCTTCCCACCCTTCCTTGCTGTGGTGAGGGACTGAAAGTGGGAGTCACACAaactttcctcctcaacttgcttttggtgaAACACCTCaacatggtgtttcaccacagcagaGGAATCTCTCAAACACACTTTCTGCCCAGACAATAGCAATGTAGAGCGGTCACGTACCTGCATACAGCTGGGCCTTCCTCCAGGCTGTAAAGGAACATATGCTCCTGAGAATTCATCAGAACAGCCCCACTAAAACATCCCTAACCCATTCCTCCCTCCATTCTAAAGGTGAAGCTTGAGATAAGAGGACAGAAGATGCTGAGGAGCTCACTCCCGCAAGATGAAGCAGCAGCAGAGAACTGTGGGAAATTCCCTGGACCACAGATGGGAAAGATGGTGGTGTAGGCTGAGTTCATCCACTGATCCAATGCTGTGTGGCTTTTTAGTTATCAAATACCTGCCTCTGTACGGATTCAGGCATTCTGCTGGCCTGCCcatgtcacctggcagaatgcactcaggcagtacactggtcagcccagggttccatgattgcctagtctgcacacaggtgcaaaggaccccttagACCTCTGCCCACTATGTTCTCAGTTTTAGTTGctgctccaggttccttcctgggTTCTGCCCTGGCTTTCCTCAATGATGAGCTGCAATGGGAAAATCTATCAGACAAATAAACCCATGCTGCTCAAGTTGCATtaggccatggtgttttatcgtAGCACTAGAAACCTGAGATACCTTctttaataacatttaaataGTGCTACTTGGCTCCCAGGTGCAGACAATATGCTAGAGCTCGTGGGGCCAAAAGTCAGCACTACGGTAGACAGGAACTGGTAGGAATAGACCCAGGGAACAGGACAAATCAGGAGTCACATGTCTCCCAGCTCTGGGCAGAGATCTGAAGGAACCCAGAGACCAGGATTCCCCCTCCCAGAACATTCCTCTTCTGTCCCCTAAAGGGGTTCCTATTCTGCCTAGAATCAAGGAGAGGACACTCCTGTGCCACAAGGACCCATGGGACATTGGGGCAGTCACTCACCAGCCATGTAAGCTGCCTTCCTCCGATCTGGAAAACAACACACAGGAGTCAACTGAGCTTTGGGCTACTGAGGGGACAAAGGGTCAGGAGGAAAAGCATGACTCACCAAGCTCCTCCTGGAGTGTGCCTGAAACACAGAAGAGAGCCATGAAgcaattttctttccttgtagTCTAAACCACAGGCCAGCTGACCCCAGGACTCCAGCCATCCTCTCTGGGCTTTCATGGCTTCCTACTCTGATCCCAGAACCCGGTATCTTCCTGGAGACTCTGGCCCCGTCCGCTGTCAGGACTCACTCGTGCTCTTCAGTATGTCCTCCTGGGACTCCTCGAGCTCACACAGCagtttctccctctcctgccgCAACTGCAGCCTTGCATGACGTTCTTTTACAAGAAAGCAGCATGACGCTAAGACTAGAAGTCCCATCACTGGCATGGCGATGGCAAAAGCTAACATCCAGGGAGAAGTCTGAGGGAAGAAAGGCTCTGTGGCCCAGGCAGAGACACAGTGAGTGACACCTGAGGACAGCCAGCCCAGCACACTCCAGGACGGAATCCACTTCCCAAGCTCTGTAGAAGTGAGGAACAGCCCTCACCTGGGATGACCATGGACATGGCCTTCTCCTGGTCCAAGATGGGATTGAAGGCAGAGCAGGTCACATTCCCCAAAGAACTGTCTCTCACCACCAACGAGGACTCCATGCTGAACACGCCTTCAGCATCTTCAGTGTGGGTctcagaggatgctgggagtgTCTCCCCTCTGGAGTCTCTCCACTGCACCTGGGGCTTTGGGTACCACCCTGAAGccctgcacaccacacacacaccaccgtCTTCTGGACCTTGGATGTGCACTTCAGGGACAGAGCCCATCGCTGCAGGACAACACATGTGAAGACCCTAGAAGCCACTCTGGGCTCAGGGGCCCCAGGAGCACCTATGTGTCTCATAGAAAACTCTCACTGGAATCACAGGTATTGAAGAGGAAAAGCAAACCTGGCCTGGGACAAGGCTTTACTCCTGCTGCCCAACAGAAGAAAGATATCATAATCCACTGCTATGGGGAACAGAGCATAAGGCACTCTTTTATCAGTCACAAGACCCAAAGGAAACTGAAGGAAGTTGAGTCCCAGAGCCTTGAGGTAGAAAAAAATCACTCCATCTCTCCATTATCCATGAACACCTGTGACACCCGCCCCCAGGAGAGCAGGCCCATGCCCACCTTTTTCCTAGGGAAGACAACGCCCTGAACGTTCTTACTCAATCATTTCTCTTGAGCATTGATCATCACTGAACAGTGACTTCTCATTTATGCACTCTGATTTTTCTGCCTACTCCTCTAAAATATGAATTCCAAACAGCTACTATTTTATATGACACTGAAAGGATCCCTGGTTCCCAGAGCAAGGACCAGCATATTTTAGGAACTACACATACAGAATTTAGAATAAAATAACCTATATAGAAAAGTGCCATctatttctcatctttaaaaagggaaatccaaaactaaatagaaataaaaatggtagACCTGAGCCATGTGTGATGGAGTGTGCCTGTGAGCCCAGAACTTAGGAGCAAGCACGGGTATCTGATGTTCACAGTCATCCTGAACTACACACTGGCTTAACGAGTCTGATCTACATGAGACCTTGCTCAAAAATAATTGGGGAGGTGAGTGACATCATCCCTCAGTTTCCTCCCACACACAGGCCACCCAACATCTTTAGAAGAGGGATCGGCTAACCAACCTGCCACCTTCAGCTCCAAGATGGCCTCATCATAGAAGACACCCTGTTTGAAGAAGCAGACGTATATCCCACTGTCCGACTCCTGGACGTTTCTGATGTGCACGGCAGCCTTGCCTTCATGGAACTGGTCCTTCACCAGGCAGGTCCGTCCTGCGTACTCAGCCCTCTgctcttctttctgctcttgctGGTTCCGATAGACAAACACTGCTTCTGAGAATCTGTTACGGAACCACCTGAGCTCCTCCACGTTCTCCACACTCCTGGCTGGAGACAGGAAGCAGGGGAGCACAGCTTCCCCACCTGGAGCAACCACAATGGGGTCTGAGGGACCAGACACAGTGAACTCCCCTGTGGACACAGATGTAACAGTGTGAGGACTGAAGAGACACAGGTCACAGCAGAGAACACGCACCGTGAAGTGGATGCCGGGAGCAGGAGGCCAAGGCATCCCTGGCTGAATTACAAGAGGTCTGCAGACGATGGCAGTGTCACATGCCATAAATGACGGCAGAAACTCTCTTCTGCCCGCGCCCCAGGCCACTTGTGCGTCCTTTCTCCAGCTTGACCTCCTGGTCACCCATGGGTGCCACTGGGGCACCAGCTTTAGTAGGTCTTGGGTGGCCCAATGTCATGCATTTGTAGGGTCCCTGCAGATACAGTTACTGAAAGACATACAGCTCTAGTGCCTCAGAGGCTAGTTTAGAATCCCTTGATGATTGACTCACACCCAAGACACTCCCAGTCCCCCAACCCTAAATTCCGAATATCAGCCCACGGCTTCCTCCACTGAACTGTATATGAACTTAAAACGTAGAGCAAGGAGCTAGAGGGATGTCTGAGCAGGTGAGAgcctggttactcttccagaggacctgggtcccattcccagcaccatgtggtgactcacaactgtctgtaacactcTTCTAGACTCTGTGGGCATCAGACATGCAGGTGGTACACAGCCATACATTCTGGGAAAACACCCACACGCTTGAAATAAAATACCTGGAAACAAGGCTACTTCTATGGAAGAGCCACTAACACTCCCAGGAGCCCCAATCACTTCTTCGTGAGAACAGAGATGGCCTTCCTCACTCGGCGCCTTTAGCCCACTAGGTCTGGATGAGCTCTATACAGACACCGTGGGCCCCTAAACAGCTACTTGTCACCGTGTGCTGCTCCATTTTAGTTCTGACGCACCATTGCCACTCGATAGAACAGGACTCCTGCCTGCTGGCTCACAGCTGCCATATCTGTGACCCTTTCCCATGGATCAGAGCCACACCCCTGCTCTGCTCAACGCTCAGTCATGGCTCCGCATTTCCCACCAGGGATCACCAGGCCCTACAGGGATTCTCCCACCTCAGGACCTCCCACCCTCAGCCGCTGAAGGATCCTCTACCAGCAGTCTCTGCAAGACCTCCACCATCAACCCCTACGGGAATCTCACACCCTCAGCCCCTGCTTCTCAATCCCTGGATCACTCTGCTTTAGTCAACACCGGCCTCTGCAGCTCCTCACACTCCAGGCACACTGCCAGCTCTGACGCTTTGTCCGCAACTATGCTCCCAGGGTCAGGCGTGGCtatggagctcaggctggccaaAGACTCACAATTTTCCACTctcagcctctggaatgctgATGCAGACATGTTCAGCCTAGATTTTTGTTAATAATTCACTGTAAAGAGAACACTGTGAAAATCCTGGACCCAGGGATAAATGTGAGCGGCCTAGCACCTGGCAGATCCCAATCACTGGAGGGAGACAccggaagagaggaggggagacacTCACTTGTGGACACGCAGGTAAGCAGCTGTTCAAGGACAAACAGGCAGGTAAGCTGGGAGAGCAGAGAGTTCTTGCAGCAATTTTCCATGTCCTCAGAGCTGGGAGGAAAAAACAGACGGAGAACACCGTGACACTTGGGCAGCAGGCAGGAGGCAAATTCCACCCAAAGCTTGGTCATCTGAGCAGGGAGAGCATCGTAGGGCTGGTGTCAGCCCCGCTGGACAAAACACATCCACGTTAACAAGATGAAGACCCCCACAACCCAACACTGACAAACATCCATGCTGCGGTTCCTCCTGGCCCTGCAGAGCACAACTAGGGAGCTGGGGACCTccaagtcatctgagaggaagattccctcccttcccaccccattCCCAGACACAGTGAGGCCAAGCTCTGCCCAGAAACCTAGGTCCTGCCTTTCTCAGGGCCTAGAGGAGAGCCCAGAGTAGACACCATCACTCCAACCCTCCATCATCCACAGACTGCCTGGGACCTCCAAGACAAagagcctaggcccagccccTCACTCGGGAATGGCATGGCAGCTGTCTGGGTTTCTGCCATCCCATCATTGAGACCAGACACCATCTGGGCAGCCTCAGAGACAGACATGTCTCCCAGGAGGCTGTGCTGTCCATCACGAGCACCTTGTCCTGGCTTTTGGTTGTGGAGTTTGTCCATACTTCAGTCCCAGCCCAGTCCTTGTTGGGGTTCCAGGCCATCACCCTACACTCAGCAGGGGCCACACACATCCCTCAGACACATTTATCCTCATAGTCTCAGTCACCATAAAGACGCTGCATGATGAGACAGGCTTGAAAAGAACTCAATAAACCCTAGTCTGCCCCAACCACCTGCTGCTAGGAAGGTTAGGTAAGGGAGCAACCTAAAGACCTGACAAGGAAAACTCAGGACCCCTGAGCTGTCTCCAGGCTCAACCACCAGGGATGTTACCTGCCGGGACTCACTGAACTTAATCTCTTCTCCGGTTCCTTTCTCGGGCTCACAGGTGTCTTCAAATCCAACCTACCTGCTTTGAAATCTCTGCTCCCAGCTTTGAAAGGCTGTGACTTCATGGGGCACAGCTCAAGGCCTTAGGGGACCCAGCAGACCCCAAATCTTCCTCTCAGAGTTCAGCCCTGCTCCAAGGTGTTTGTTCTCACAGCTCCCCCAATGCCAAGCTCTAGTTTCAATATCTTCTAAAAGTTCGTGGTTTCTACGACAGCAAACAAGAATCAGAGCCTGGCACAAGCTGCCAAGACCTCTGCAGAGACTTTGACGGGGCCTTTTCCAGCAGAGCACTCCCAGCCATAGAGCAACCATCAAAACTGAAAGTTAAAGTAAAGGGAACTCAGTGTGTTTTCCTCTGCAAGTTTCTTTATCAGGAAGAGGTGAAAGTCCAGCTTATCACCCCAGCCTCCTCCACCCCTGACACCACCTGCCCTCCCTGCTGGGGATCTTCAGCAAGTTAAGGAGATGTTATGAGctgacagaaagaagaaaacaaaacctcgTTGAATCTCTGTTAAGCTTCAGTTAGTCGCAAATAGAGGTGATGCCATGAGCCCTGTTATAGCTCTAGTAACTGCTACGATGAGTTGTTACTAGAAACCTGTCTTTCCTGTCCACACCCACCTCACCCCAGCCCTGCCAAACCCCTCCCCAGGCGTCACAAGACTCGAGGACCTTGGACTCCAGGTGACTTGGGAATTATTACAAACATTATCTCCTCCTTTGTTCCCAACATATGACTTCCACGGGGAGGACCTTTCAATAGGCTACCCCAAGGGTATGAAATGCTAGGGCAGGTGCTGGAGATGGGTCAGCTTAacagctctttcagaggatccagtttcaggtcccagcaccctcACTGGGTGTTttcaacctcctgtaactccagctccagggactccaTGCTGTCTGCAGGCTTCGGCTGGCTACTGCACACATGAGGCATATGCTCACAAAGATATAACCGCATACACAGAAGTGAAATGGAAATAAAGCTGTATATAGGTTTGTGATAACAGAAGTCTCAACCTCATTTCCTAAGCCTCTTCTGCCCCCTTGTGGCCAGCATGTGACACAGTGGCCAGTTCCCAG from Cricetulus griseus strain 17A/GY chromosome 1 unlocalized genomic scaffold, alternate assembly CriGri-PICRH-1.0 chr1_0, whole genome shotgun sequence includes the following:
- the LOC100765650 gene encoding LOW QUALITY PROTEIN: butyrophilin subfamily 1 member A1 isoform X2 (The sequence of the model RefSeq protein was modified relative to this genomic sequence to represent the inferred CDS: substituted 2 bases at 2 genomic stop codons) produces the protein MENCCKNSLLSQLTCLFVLEQLLTCVSTREFTVSGPSDPIVVAPGGEAVLPCFLSPARSVENVEELRWFRNRFSEAVFVYRNQQEQKEEQRAEYAGRTCLVKDQFHEGKAAVHIRNVQESDSGIYVCFFKQGVFYDEAILELKVAAMGSVPEVHIQGPEDGGVCVVCRASGWYPKPQVQWRDSRGETLPASSETHTEDAEGVFSMESSLVVRDSSLGNVTCSAFNPILDQEKAMSMVIPEPFFPQTSPWMLAFAIAMPVMGLLVLASCCFLVKERHARLQLRQEREKLLCELEESQEDILKSTKWREEWVRDVLVGLFXXILRSICSFTAWRKAQLYADWRKEHFQAWSVTLDPDSAHPLLAISQDRVHVTLMDTTMCLDGLFCVLGMEGISSGRCYWEVKIKNGDSSKWILGACREDVDRKGLYFESPDKGFWTVGRSSSGYWAYINTGRASLSFRQTPQSVGVFVDYSEGDISFYNMSDLSHIFSFHEASFSGTLHPYLRIKSGTVWMILSSIAQGCDGEKWEERRSSKGRSGKRRKNGKKSFLFPLKQSLNSPGEGLTPGSKGVHSPPGEASPFLPHPVTLDSHSADTVSKLSV